A portion of the Flavobacterium limnophilum genome contains these proteins:
- a CDS encoding SusE domain-containing protein, with translation MKNTIKLLIAFISILTLSCTEDVEHKAAAEKSLGINLLAPTSSFNLILDGAKLNDLATTFVWDDSENSTAGTSVSYTIEVAKSGTNFATPVVIGTATTNLYKDITVGNLDAAAKAIGLPALVEGLMDVRVKSPAGVSNYYTIKVTPYQPNWGIIGDATPKGWDLSTDMVYNAATDTYSISLGLKTGEFKFRLDNSWTTNYGDDGKNLSLEAGGANIPVTAGNYTIVANFKTKTYTITPIVNAWGVIGDATPTGWDSDTLMDYNATTKMYSIIMKMKVGTFKFRLDHGWASNYGDDGNNLTLDAGGTNIAITTAGTYYITADFTGLKYTIKQL, from the coding sequence ATGAAAAACACAATTAAATTATTAATAGCTTTCATTAGTATTCTTACACTTTCATGTACTGAAGACGTGGAACACAAAGCGGCAGCCGAGAAAAGTTTAGGTATTAACCTGCTGGCACCAACCTCCAGTTTTAATCTTATCCTGGATGGGGCCAAATTAAACGACCTGGCTACAACTTTCGTTTGGGATGATTCTGAAAATAGTACGGCTGGCACTTCGGTAAGTTATACCATTGAAGTCGCCAAGTCAGGAACTAATTTTGCAACACCCGTGGTTATAGGTACAGCAACAACTAATCTTTATAAAGATATAACTGTTGGGAATTTAGACGCTGCAGCAAAAGCTATCGGTTTGCCAGCTCTTGTGGAAGGTCTTATGGACGTACGCGTAAAATCACCAGCCGGAGTTTCTAATTATTATACTATCAAAGTTACCCCATATCAACCAAACTGGGGTATTATTGGCGATGCCACTCCAAAAGGTTGGGATCTTAGTACTGACATGGTTTATAATGCTGCAACCGATACGTATTCAATCTCACTTGGTTTGAAAACTGGGGAATTTAAATTCAGATTGGACAATAGTTGGACGACCAATTATGGCGATGATGGAAAGAATCTATCATTGGAAGCTGGCGGGGCTAATATTCCCGTAACAGCCGGTAATTATACCATTGTGGCAAATTTTAAAACAAAAACTTATACCATTACACCTATTGTCAATGCTTGGGGTGTTATTGGAGATGCCACGCCTACCGGTTGGGATTCTGATACTCTAATGGATTATAATGCCACAACCAAAATGTATTCCATAATCATGAAAATGAAAGTGGGAACTTTCAAATTCAGATTGGATCATGGCTGGGCATCAAATTATGGAGATGACGGAAACAATTTGACATTGGATGCCGGTGGAACAAACATTGCCATAACCACAGCCGGAACTTATTACATCACTGCTGATTTTACAGGATTGAAGTACACAATCAAACAATTATAA
- a CDS encoding SusC/RagA family TonB-linked outer membrane protein — translation MKTIYKKLLFLMLLLPFCVLAQNTFSGKVLDKVSGQPLPGVNVNIQGSTTGASTDFDGKFQLANVKKGDIIVFSFVGYRSETLKFTNQQSVTVSLEEDASQLKEVVIQVGYGSVKKKDATGAVAVLTAKDFNKGVVVNADNLFNGRVAGLTVNAGGGAPGSGSTIRIRGGSSLNASNDPLIVIDGLPIENSTGTGSTSFLASLNPSIIESFSILKDASATAIYGSRASNGVILITTKKGSKNLSVDFNSMLGVGNLIKTVDVFDAAALKNVVTEQNPSLLSRLGNANTDWQKEIYRQTAYTDANLSVRGNLLGVLPTRLTFGKTYQEGLRLTNVFNRNAVGLALNPTLFKDHLKLRLNANYSNEDNRFTDAVEGSAINFDPTQPVYDPTSRYGGFYENHDHTTGALTPQTTRNPVAQLLQTDNTGYSNRLFGNFEVDYKMHFLPDLRAVVNVGFDETHGQTSKYAGTDVASSGSNNNIPYGTNEISRGHRKNTLFDAYLAYNKTFGKLVFDLTGGYSYQKFENNTYIQGNLNDPNLPVTGTGGFPQYKVATPVVLLGYFARTNLNYNDKYLLTLSYRRDGSSRFAEENRFGNFPAASFAWKVNNDLFKDNETVSDLKLRVGWGITGQQDIGDAANIYLQKYVTGSGSSQYTFGTTAVPIAISSAYNEQIKWEETTTYNAGIDYGLFKNRINGSVDVFYKVSSDLLVKGPLADGSNFSNAIFQNVGSFTTKGIEFTINADIVKSDNFNWNASFNVTHFDRKIDELIYHSIIRTGDNIAGTGTQAKVYQEGFAPDSFWVYKQLYDVSGQPIEGAYEDMDGNGVINADDKYIYKNQDPKAILGFSTNLNYNNFDLSFALRSNIGNRVFNAVDASRAQYGRLNTGADITNLPTSVTDTGFKTTSTVVLSDIYVENASFLRMDNISLGYTFPKWFNDKLSLRLSAGCQNVFVITKYSGLDPEINNGVDGAIYPRQRSFLFGTNLKF, via the coding sequence ATGAAAACAATTTACAAAAAGTTGTTATTTTTAATGTTGCTTCTGCCTTTTTGTGTTCTGGCCCAGAATACATTTAGCGGAAAAGTTCTTGATAAAGTATCGGGACAGCCTCTTCCGGGAGTAAATGTTAATATACAAGGAAGCACAACTGGGGCTTCAACAGATTTTGACGGAAAATTTCAATTAGCCAATGTTAAGAAAGGCGATATAATCGTTTTTTCGTTCGTTGGATACAGAAGTGAAACCCTAAAGTTCACCAATCAACAATCGGTAACAGTATCTCTTGAAGAAGATGCAAGTCAATTAAAAGAGGTTGTTATTCAGGTAGGTTACGGTTCTGTCAAGAAAAAAGATGCAACAGGAGCCGTGGCGGTTTTGACGGCTAAAGATTTTAATAAAGGAGTTGTCGTAAATGCGGACAACTTATTTAACGGACGCGTGGCTGGACTAACTGTAAATGCCGGGGGTGGTGCTCCAGGTTCGGGTTCCACAATCCGAATTAGGGGAGGATCTTCTCTAAATGCTTCAAACGATCCATTGATAGTAATTGATGGTTTGCCAATTGAAAATTCTACAGGAACAGGTTCAACCTCTTTTTTGGCTTCATTGAATCCCAGCATAATTGAATCCTTTTCGATATTGAAAGATGCTTCGGCTACTGCTATTTATGGATCTAGGGCTTCTAACGGGGTTATTTTGATTACTACCAAAAAAGGAAGTAAAAATCTTTCGGTAGATTTTAATTCTATGCTTGGAGTTGGAAATTTAATTAAAACTGTCGATGTTTTTGATGCTGCCGCTTTAAAAAATGTTGTAACGGAACAAAATCCAAGTTTACTTTCCAGGTTAGGAAATGCAAATACCGATTGGCAAAAAGAAATATACAGACAAACCGCTTATACAGATGCCAACTTAAGTGTTAGAGGAAATTTGTTGGGGGTATTGCCTACCCGTTTAACATTTGGAAAAACGTATCAAGAAGGTTTGCGTTTGACTAATGTTTTTAACAGAAATGCAGTAGGTCTTGCCTTGAATCCGACTTTGTTCAAAGACCACTTAAAATTGCGTTTGAATGCCAATTATAGCAATGAAGACAACCGTTTTACAGACGCAGTTGAAGGTAGTGCCATAAATTTTGATCCAACACAACCAGTGTATGATCCTACCTCTAGATATGGTGGTTTTTATGAAAACCATGACCATACAACGGGAGCTTTAACACCCCAAACGACAAGAAATCCGGTAGCACAATTATTGCAAACAGATAATACGGGATATAGCAATCGTCTTTTCGGAAATTTTGAAGTTGATTACAAAATGCACTTTTTGCCAGACTTAAGAGCCGTTGTAAATGTAGGTTTTGATGAAACTCACGGGCAAACTTCTAAATATGCAGGAACTGATGTAGCTTCTTCGGGCTCGAATAATAATATACCTTATGGAACCAACGAGATTTCAAGAGGTCATAGAAAAAACACGTTGTTTGATGCTTATTTGGCCTATAACAAAACTTTCGGCAAATTAGTTTTCGATTTAACGGGTGGTTATTCTTATCAAAAATTTGAAAACAATACTTATATTCAAGGGAATCTTAATGATCCCAATTTACCAGTTACTGGAACAGGTGGATTTCCTCAATATAAAGTGGCAACACCAGTGGTATTGTTGGGTTATTTTGCCAGAACCAATTTAAACTACAACGACAAATATTTATTGACTTTGTCTTACAGACGTGATGGTTCTTCTCGTTTTGCTGAGGAAAATCGTTTTGGGAATTTTCCAGCAGCCTCTTTTGCTTGGAAAGTTAACAATGATTTGTTTAAAGACAATGAAACCGTATCTGATTTGAAATTAAGAGTAGGTTGGGGTATCACGGGACAACAAGATATAGGTGATGCAGCTAATATTTATTTGCAAAAATATGTAACGGGTAGTGGTTCTTCACAATATACTTTTGGAACAACAGCAGTGCCTATTGCCATATCATCGGCGTATAACGAGCAAATTAAATGGGAGGAAACCACAACTTACAATGCCGGAATAGATTATGGTCTATTCAAAAACAGGATAAACGGTAGTGTGGATGTTTTTTACAAAGTTTCTTCTGATTTGTTGGTAAAAGGACCATTGGCTGACGGTAGTAATTTTTCGAATGCCATATTTCAAAACGTAGGTAGCTTTACGACAAAAGGAATTGAGTTTACCATAAATGCTGATATAGTAAAATCAGATAATTTCAATTGGAATGCCAGTTTTAATGTTACTCACTTTGACAGAAAAATTGACGAATTGATATACCACAGCATTATCAGGACTGGTGACAATATTGCTGGTACTGGTACTCAGGCAAAAGTGTATCAAGAAGGTTTTGCTCCAGATTCTTTTTGGGTTTACAAACAATTATATGATGTAAGTGGACAGCCTATTGAAGGAGCTTATGAAGATATGGACGGGAATGGCGTGATCAATGCCGATGATAAATACATCTACAAAAATCAAGATCCAAAAGCTATTCTAGGATTTTCCACTAATTTGAATTACAACAATTTTGATTTGTCATTCGCTTTGCGTTCCAACATTGGTAACAGGGTTTTTAATGCCGTAGATGCCAGCCGAGCTCAATATGGCAGGCTTAATACAGGTGCTGATATTACTAATTTGCCTACATCGGTAACCGATACAGGATTTAAGACTACATCAACCGTAGTTTTATCTGATATTTATGTTGAAAATGCCTCTTTCTTAAGAATGGACAACATTTCCTTGGGATATACTTTTCCCAAATGGTTTAATGACAAATTATCTTTAAGATTATCTGCAGGATGCCAAAACGTGTTTGTTATTACTAAATATTCAGGTTTAGACCCAGAGATAAATAATGGTGTTGATGGTGCTATTTATCCAAGACAACGTTCCTTCTTATTTGGGACTAATTTAAAATTTTAA
- a CDS encoding alpha-amylase family glycosyl hydrolase → MKKITFLFLFFLTIVTSAQQQTVTYSVNPASFEETTAITITINGNSINEASWGVVGNALYMWAWAFDLNDTTQKGTPLNGTWNASDEASRFTYNSVSDTYTKTITPTTYYNTTGIGKIGFLIKAKDGTGDKKSQDILVEVGLMNVNLTTPLQNSANIIASGGSLNIVANNTNGVASYNLKANGVSINTNPSTSNYTYSHTNITANQNYELEVTQGATTIIKKFSAIVNPGTVSQAMPAGLVDGINYNFGDATKATLVLDAPLKDFVYVAGSFNNWLPTAAYAMKKDDASGKFWLELTGLVSGTNYTYQYWVVDATPMSNTPSVVKTADPYSTLVLNQDEDASIPAGNYPNLPAYPVGQEREVTVLQTGQTPYDWSTSTTNFVKPEKDKLVVYEVLVRDFDANRSYQNLIDRIDYFKNLKINAIELMPIMEFEGNESWGYNTSFHMALDKAYGTSAKLKQFIDLCHQNGIAVILDVALNHAFGRNPMDRMWMNDPDGDGWGSPSVENPYFNFSAMHSYNVGNDFNHQQPRTKNYVKRVIKQWIEEYKIDGFRWDLTKGFTQNCPFTTTSTAQDNCTNVYQQDRVDFLKEYADYSWSLDPTHYAIFEHLGNDNEEQQWANYRIAETPSKGVMMWGKMTDRYNELSMGQTGDKNIERMGYDSRGFTGKRLMGYAESHDEERLMYKNLQYGQSSNPAHDVKNLNVALSRMSAIGAVSLLVPGPKMIWHFGELGWEKSIWTCNNGTVNTDYDGGVPSGDCKLDTKPQPQWANNWLGDVNRNKIYFDWAKMIALKTTEAVFNGSFDIQSGTYTPRLFIWDNSLPSTQLKNVVVLTNLDVTTQNVVPDFPYTGTWYNLMDNSPVQVTSTTATIAIEAGGFRIYGNKQSSLGTDKFEVNGEIYLYPNPASDYFTLNANSSKVEIYSITGQLVKRFNARQTKENQFYISDLNKGIYVVKALDENNEIKVMKLLKQ, encoded by the coding sequence ATGAAAAAAATTACATTTTTATTCTTGTTTTTTTTGACGATAGTAACTTCTGCCCAGCAGCAAACGGTTACTTATTCCGTAAACCCTGCTTCATTCGAGGAAACAACTGCCATAACTATTACCATCAATGGAAACAGTATAAACGAAGCCTCGTGGGGAGTTGTCGGCAATGCACTGTATATGTGGGCCTGGGCTTTTGACTTGAATGATACGACCCAAAAAGGAACACCGCTAAATGGTACTTGGAATGCTTCTGACGAAGCCAGTAGATTCACCTACAATTCCGTTTCGGATACTTATACCAAAACAATAACTCCTACAACGTATTACAACACGACAGGAATTGGAAAAATCGGTTTTTTAATAAAAGCAAAAGACGGTACAGGTGACAAAAAATCGCAAGACATTCTTGTTGAGGTAGGACTAATGAACGTAAACTTGACCACTCCATTGCAAAATAGTGCCAACATAATTGCATCAGGCGGAAGTTTGAACATTGTGGCAAATAACACCAATGGAGTTGCCAGTTATAATTTAAAAGCCAATGGCGTTTCCATCAACACCAATCCAAGCACTTCAAACTATACTTATTCCCATACGAATATTACGGCGAATCAAAATTACGAGTTGGAGGTCACGCAAGGGGCAACAACAATAATAAAAAAGTTCTCGGCAATCGTCAATCCAGGAACTGTTTCCCAAGCAATGCCGGCGGGATTGGTTGACGGAATTAATTACAATTTTGGCGATGCCACAAAGGCAACTTTGGTATTGGACGCTCCATTAAAAGATTTTGTATATGTGGCAGGAAGTTTCAATAATTGGCTGCCAACTGCCGCTTATGCCATGAAAAAAGACGATGCTTCAGGCAAATTTTGGCTGGAATTGACGGGTCTGGTTTCCGGAACTAATTATACTTATCAATATTGGGTAGTCGATGCGACTCCAATGTCCAATACGCCCTCCGTGGTGAAAACGGCCGATCCCTATTCTACCTTGGTTTTGAATCAAGACGAAGATGCTTCGATTCCAGCCGGTAATTATCCCAATCTTCCAGCTTATCCAGTCGGACAAGAGCGCGAAGTTACTGTTTTGCAAACCGGGCAAACTCCTTATGATTGGAGTACATCAACAACCAATTTCGTGAAACCGGAAAAAGACAAACTGGTGGTTTACGAAGTTTTGGTCAGGGATTTTGATGCCAACAGAAGTTACCAAAACCTGATTGACAGAATCGATTATTTCAAAAATTTGAAAATCAACGCCATCGAATTAATGCCCATAATGGAATTTGAAGGTAACGAAAGTTGGGGGTACAACACCTCTTTTCATATGGCTTTGGACAAGGCTTATGGTACAAGCGCAAAACTGAAACAGTTCATAGATTTATGTCATCAAAACGGAATTGCCGTGATTCTGGACGTTGCATTGAATCACGCATTTGGAAGAAACCCGATGGATAGAATGTGGATGAATGATCCCGACGGTGACGGCTGGGGAAGTCCATCTGTCGAGAATCCTTATTTCAATTTCTCGGCGATGCACAGTTACAATGTTGGGAATGATTTCAACCACCAACAACCCAGAACAAAAAATTATGTAAAAAGGGTCATCAAACAATGGATAGAAGAGTACAAAATTGATGGTTTCCGTTGGGATTTGACCAAAGGTTTTACCCAAAACTGCCCTTTTACGACTACTTCAACTGCCCAGGATAATTGCACCAATGTTTACCAACAAGACCGGGTGGATTTTCTTAAAGAATATGCCGATTATTCCTGGAGTTTGGATCCAACGCATTATGCCATTTTCGAGCATTTGGGCAATGACAACGAAGAGCAACAATGGGCCAATTACAGAATTGCCGAAACACCAAGCAAAGGCGTGATGATGTGGGGCAAAATGACCGACAGGTACAATGAATTGTCGATGGGTCAAACCGGAGATAAAAACATCGAAAGAATGGGTTATGACAGCCGCGGGTTTACCGGAAAAAGATTGATGGGATATGCCGAAAGCCACGACGAAGAACGATTGATGTATAAAAACCTGCAATACGGTCAAAGTTCTAATCCTGCTCATGATGTAAAGAATCTGAATGTGGCTTTGTCCAGAATGTCGGCCATTGGAGCCGTGTCACTTCTGGTTCCTGGTCCAAAAATGATTTGGCATTTTGGCGAATTGGGTTGGGAAAAGTCTATTTGGACTTGTAACAACGGGACAGTAAACACGGATTATGATGGAGGCGTGCCAAGTGGAGATTGTAAGTTGGACACGAAACCGCAACCGCAATGGGCAAACAATTGGCTTGGAGATGTCAATAGAAATAAAATCTATTTTGATTGGGCAAAAATGATAGCCCTAAAAACAACGGAAGCTGTATTTAACGGAAGTTTCGATATTCAATCCGGAACTTATACTCCAAGATTGTTTATTTGGGACAATTCATTGCCTTCCACGCAATTGAAAAATGTTGTGGTGCTTACTAATTTGGACGTGACGACCCAAAATGTCGTTCCAGATTTTCCTTATACGGGAACTTGGTACAACTTGATGGATAACTCTCCTGTTCAGGTGACAAGCACAACGGCAACCATTGCCATAGAAGCAGGTGGATTTAGGATTTATGGCAACAAACAGTCTTCATTGGGAACTGACAAGTTTGAAGTGAACGGCGAAATTTATTTGTACCCAAATCCAGCCTCGGATTATTTTACTTTAAACGCAAATAGTTCCAAAGTGGAGATTTATTCCATCACGGGACAATTGGTAAAAAGATTTAATGCTAGGCAGACAAAAGAAAATCAATTTTACATTAGTGATTTGAATAAAGGAATTTATGTGGTAAAAGCACTTGACGAAAACAATGAAATTAAAGTAATGAAGCTATTAAAGCAATAG
- a CDS encoding SusE domain-containing protein → MKNTIKFLIAFISMATVSCTDSVEDREAVATNAAPVLVAPATGFTLVLDKTKPNDLATTVVWNYAAYNGTATVVNYSVEFAAAGTKFASPVVVATSTDRFKNFTVGELNAAALNSGFPPFVESSIDVRVKSTVGTTGSVVQASNFYTIKLTPYPAWPDWGIIGSATPTGWDSDTNLNYDLNTKTYSITINMVPGAYKFRLDDGWGTNYGSNSATGGDLVLKGADIPITVAGTYKITADFNAKKYTVTKL, encoded by the coding sequence ATGAAAAATACAATTAAATTTCTAATTGCTTTTATAAGCATGGCGACAGTATCTTGTACTGATTCAGTAGAAGATAGAGAAGCTGTTGCGACAAATGCTGCACCTGTATTGGTTGCGCCTGCAACGGGTTTTACTCTTGTTCTGGATAAGACTAAACCAAATGATTTGGCAACAACGGTAGTTTGGAACTATGCAGCCTATAATGGTACTGCAACTGTCGTAAACTATAGTGTGGAATTTGCAGCAGCGGGAACCAAGTTTGCTTCTCCTGTTGTAGTGGCAACTTCTACAGACAGGTTTAAAAACTTTACCGTAGGTGAGCTAAATGCAGCAGCATTAAACTCAGGATTTCCTCCTTTTGTCGAAAGTTCTATTGATGTTCGCGTAAAATCTACTGTAGGTACAACAGGTAGTGTAGTGCAAGCATCTAATTTTTATACCATAAAACTAACTCCGTATCCGGCATGGCCAGACTGGGGAATTATCGGAAGTGCTACTCCAACAGGATGGGATTCAGATACCAACTTGAATTATGATTTAAACACCAAAACCTATTCAATTACCATCAACATGGTTCCGGGTGCTTATAAATTTAGGTTGGATGATGGTTGGGGAACCAATTATGGCAGCAATAGTGCAACCGGTGGAGACTTAGTTTTAAAAGGTGCTGATATTCCAATAACTGTCGCAGGTACTTATAAGATTACCGCAGACTTTAATGCCAAAAAATATACAGTTACTAAACTTTAG
- a CDS encoding transglutaminase domain-containing protein, whose translation MKKLILFLSTLLIGWNSYSQQNKNALKEAIKNNTQLEAVINHYKKEDNQDKLRAAYFLIANMNSKGTYSNDLVDSKGISVDFNISNFENEATEKKWLDSVTTVRGKLNEKEIFLPDSKHITSQFLIDNIDRAFEARQKSPFCKDLSEADFYEYILPYRVNTEKLESWRNSVLNDFSKAQKDSIYSFTTVLAAANYVDRIYQKRFEFGGNRYFKQKNVRSYSELLRDKAGKCDDMCNLVVFALRALGIPSGFDGIRYKRASNDVGHQWVFVLDTKTNKNYPFDALSNNGPGFFNLPYKNAPKVLRKQFALVLDASIKKDQSIIHPDFFEDNSLDVTSEYFETTNVAIALEKKYQEPLYLSIWHKGWWKPVDYFYESNQTTVTFKNVSKDNLYCLTKYRFFATEEINEPFIINRYGEIKYISSIGLKKDINLNDYVNKELKNAKNNAQVLDFETKTELYRKVVQENLKKDEWILFSKDSLKTNTLYLFVDESNKINKVFLLKNDGSVDWY comes from the coding sequence ATGAAAAAACTTATTTTATTTCTATCAACACTTCTTATTGGTTGGAATAGCTATTCGCAACAAAACAAAAACGCTTTAAAGGAAGCAATCAAAAACAATACTCAACTTGAGGCAGTCATCAACCATTACAAAAAAGAAGACAATCAGGACAAGCTGCGAGCCGCTTACTTTTTGATTGCCAATATGAATAGTAAAGGCACTTATAGCAACGATTTGGTGGATAGTAAAGGAATTTCTGTTGATTTCAATATTTCTAATTTTGAAAATGAAGCAACCGAAAAGAAATGGTTAGATTCTGTTACAACAGTTAGAGGAAAGCTAAATGAAAAAGAAATTTTTCTTCCAGATTCTAAGCACATTACTTCTCAATTCTTGATAGACAATATTGATAGGGCGTTTGAAGCAAGGCAAAAAAGTCCGTTTTGCAAAGACCTGTCCGAAGCCGATTTCTATGAATACATATTACCCTATCGAGTAAATACCGAAAAATTGGAATCGTGGAGAAACAGTGTTTTAAACGACTTTTCGAAAGCACAAAAAGATTCAATTTACAGTTTTACAACTGTTCTTGCCGCAGCCAATTATGTGGACAGAATATACCAAAAACGCTTTGAATTTGGAGGAAATCGTTATTTCAAGCAAAAAAACGTTCGCTCCTACTCTGAATTATTGCGTGACAAAGCGGGAAAATGTGACGATATGTGCAATTTGGTAGTTTTTGCACTTCGAGCATTGGGAATTCCAAGTGGTTTTGATGGCATTCGGTACAAAAGAGCCTCCAATGATGTGGGACATCAATGGGTTTTTGTTCTAGATACCAAAACAAACAAAAACTATCCTTTTGATGCCTTGTCCAATAATGGTCCAGGTTTTTTTAATCTGCCCTACAAAAATGCGCCTAAAGTACTTCGGAAACAATTTGCTCTTGTACTTGATGCTTCCATAAAAAAGGATCAATCTATAATTCATCCCGATTTTTTCGAAGATAATTCCCTTGATGTAACCTCCGAGTATTTTGAAACAACAAATGTGGCAATTGCTTTAGAGAAGAAATACCAAGAACCTTTGTATTTAAGCATTTGGCACAAAGGCTGGTGGAAACCTGTGGATTACTTTTATGAATCGAATCAAACTACTGTAACTTTTAAGAATGTATCCAAAGACAATTTATACTGCCTTACCAAATATCGTTTTTTTGCCACAGAAGAAATAAACGAACCCTTTATAATAAACAGATATGGAGAAATAAAATATATCAGTTCAATTGGATTAAAAAAGGACATCAACTTGAATGATTATGTGAACAAAGAATTAAAAAACGCAAAAAACAACGCCCAAGTTTTGGATTTCGAGACTAAAACAGAACTTTACCGCAAGGTTGTTCAAGAAAATTTAAAAAAGGACGAATGGATTCTTTTTTCAAAAGACAGTCTAAAAACCAATACATTGTATCTTTTCGTAGATGAATCGAACAAAATCAATAAAGTCTTCTTGCTAAAGAATGATGGAAGTGTCGATTGGTATTAA
- a CDS encoding RagB/SusD family nutrient uptake outer membrane protein encodes MKKINLIVSIFSLVTLLSCTNDLDVISTDNTVKTPEALFSTPQGYKQALAGVYGNLSLTGTGDAGSSFLEGIDAGTSQFGRCLWYLQELTTDEVVWSYENDEGTAELNRNTWGSSNPILLGFFSRTMAEVAIVNDFLRQSAPEKLSARGITNTADVAKINDYRNEVRVLRAYAYYNLMDMFGKAPFYDENSAINSQGPEYNRKQLFTFIENELNAVLPNLKAARTNEYGRVDQGVANMILAKIYLNAEVYIGEPKYTECLAKCATIISSGYGLNTSYLNNFKADNNTSSEIIFTLQSDGKVTQNYGATTVIINGQVGSVESNGADFGVGGWGGAFRLRKQFVQKFDGSDYANDVRNTIISGSRPIDITNISTNGQGYVLAKWSNKTAAGVAGSSSNFVDTDFPVFRLADAYLMYAEAQMRKDGAINGGTLANANATSLGYINDLRTRAKGVTVASAAVTLDFIIDERARELHWEAFRRQDLIRFGKYTTGYNWAWKGNSLNGTSISDNMKLFPIPANSLKSNPNLTQNTGY; translated from the coding sequence ATGAAAAAAATAAATTTAATAGTATCTATATTTTCATTAGTAACGCTACTATCTTGTACAAATGATTTAGATGTAATTTCTACTGACAATACGGTAAAAACTCCCGAAGCCCTCTTCTCTACTCCACAAGGGTACAAGCAAGCACTTGCAGGGGTTTACGGAAACCTTTCCTTGACCGGAACAGGTGATGCCGGATCTTCCTTTTTAGAAGGAATAGACGCAGGTACCAGCCAGTTTGGACGTTGCTTGTGGTACTTGCAAGAATTGACTACTGACGAAGTGGTTTGGAGTTACGAAAATGATGAAGGAACCGCGGAACTAAATAGAAACACTTGGGGTTCAAGTAATCCAATTTTGCTAGGATTTTTTAGTAGAACGATGGCCGAAGTGGCTATTGTCAACGACTTTTTACGTCAATCTGCTCCTGAAAAATTAAGTGCTCGTGGTATTACAAATACTGCCGATGTGGCCAAAATAAATGATTACCGCAACGAAGTACGAGTTTTAAGGGCTTATGCTTATTATAACTTGATGGATATGTTTGGTAAAGCTCCCTTTTATGATGAAAATTCAGCCATCAACTCACAAGGTCCAGAGTATAACAGAAAGCAGCTTTTTACTTTCATAGAAAACGAATTGAATGCCGTTTTGCCGAATTTAAAAGCAGCCAGAACTAATGAGTATGGTCGTGTGGATCAAGGTGTTGCCAACATGATTTTGGCCAAGATTTACTTGAATGCAGAGGTTTACATTGGTGAACCAAAATATACCGAATGTTTGGCAAAATGCGCTACAATTATCTCTAGCGGTTACGGCCTGAATACCAGTTACTTAAACAACTTTAAGGCGGACAACAATACTTCGTCAGAAATTATTTTCACACTTCAATCAGATGGGAAAGTGACACAAAACTATGGGGCCACAACCGTAATTATCAATGGTCAAGTGGGTTCTGTAGAAAGTAATGGAGCTGACTTTGGAGTAGGAGGATGGGGCGGAGCCTTTAGATTAAGAAAACAATTTGTTCAAAAATTTGATGGTTCTGATTATGCAAATGATGTGAGAAACACCATTATTAGTGGTTCTAGGCCTATTGATATTACAAATATTAGTACTAATGGTCAAGGCTATGTATTGGCTAAATGGTCAAACAAAACTGCGGCTGGTGTTGCAGGAAGCAGCTCAAATTTTGTAGATACTGATTTTCCTGTATTCCGTTTGGCAGATGCTTATTTAATGTATGCAGAAGCTCAAATGAGAAAAGACGGAGCCATAAATGGAGGAACTTTGGCAAATGCCAATGCCACTTCTTTAGGTTATATTAATGATTTGCGTACTCGTGCCAAAGGAGTAACTGTTGCTTCTGCAGCTGTAACTCTCGACTTCATCATAGATGAAAGAGCCAGGGAATTACACTGGGAAGCTTTTAGACGCCAAGACTTGATTCGTTTTGGAAAATATACTACTGGTTACAATTGGGCTTGGAAAGGGAACAGCTTGAACGGAACATCTATTTCAGATAACATGAAATTATTTCCTATTCCTGCAAACTCGCTTAAATCAAACCCAAATTTAACTCAAAACACAGGTTATTAG